In a genomic window of bacterium:
- a CDS encoding thymidine phosphorylase: MTPYELIRLKRDGGELPADELRAFLDAYARGQVSDAQMAAFLMAVFLRGLAPSELAVFVEAIIESGAVLDLRGIPGPKVDKHSTGGVGDKVSLVLAPLVASLGVVVPMMSGRSLGHTGGTLDKLETIPGFRTDLTVAEMRAQLERIGCVLIGQTDEIAPLDRRLYALRDATATVESIPLIASSIMGKKLAEGVDALVLDVKVGSGGFLPEEARALELARTMVEIGRARGQRVTAILTAMDRPLGYAVGNALEMEEAILALQGGGPEDLREVVLTLAAEMLVLGGLAADVSRAKEEAAAALADGRALQRMAAIVEAQGGNPAVLEDPALLPQAPVRRVLEAGGSGWIHEVDAGRIGLAAVRLGAGRTALGGRIDPAVGFHITAKPGQAVEAGQPLATVHARSEADAEAGLRALREAIRIGEDAAPEPLPLIGRRIGAPAVAPAVSGVS; encoded by the coding sequence TTGACGCCCTACGAGTTGATCCGGCTGAAGCGCGACGGGGGTGAGCTGCCCGCGGACGAGCTGCGCGCGTTCCTGGACGCGTATGCGAGGGGGCAGGTCTCGGATGCGCAGATGGCCGCGTTCCTCATGGCCGTGTTCCTCCGCGGCCTCGCGCCCAGCGAGCTGGCCGTTTTCGTCGAGGCGATCATCGAATCCGGCGCGGTGCTGGACCTGAGGGGGATCCCGGGGCCCAAGGTGGACAAGCACTCGACGGGTGGCGTGGGCGACAAGGTCTCGCTGGTGCTCGCGCCGCTCGTGGCCTCGCTCGGTGTGGTGGTGCCGATGATGAGCGGGCGGAGCCTCGGCCACACGGGCGGAACGCTGGACAAGCTGGAGACGATCCCGGGGTTCCGGACCGACCTGACGGTCGCCGAGATGCGTGCGCAGCTCGAGCGGATCGGCTGCGTGCTGATCGGACAGACGGACGAGATCGCGCCGTTGGACCGGCGGCTCTACGCCCTGCGGGATGCGACGGCGACCGTCGAGTCGATCCCGCTGATCGCGTCCAGCATCATGGGGAAGAAGTTGGCGGAAGGGGTGGACGCGCTGGTGCTGGACGTGAAGGTGGGGAGCGGCGGGTTCCTGCCGGAGGAGGCGCGGGCGCTGGAGCTGGCCCGGACGATGGTGGAGATCGGGCGGGCGCGCGGGCAGCGGGTGACGGCGATCCTGACGGCGATGGACCGGCCGCTGGGCTACGCCGTGGGCAACGCGCTGGAGATGGAGGAAGCGATCCTCGCGCTCCAGGGCGGAGGCCCAGAGGACCTTCGCGAGGTGGTGCTGACGCTGGCCGCGGAGATGCTGGTGCTCGGCGGCCTGGCCGCGGACGTGTCGCGTGCCAAGGAGGAGGCCGCGGCGGCGCTGGCGGACGGGCGTGCGTTGCAGCGGATGGCGGCCATCGTCGAGGCGCAGGGCGGCAACCCGGCGGTGCTCGAAGATCCGGCGTTGCTGCCGCAGGCGCCCGTGCGCCGGGTGCTGGAGGCGGGGGGATCGGGTTGGATCCACGAGGTGGATGCGGGGCGGATCGGGTTGGCGGCGGTGCGTCTGGGCGCGGGCCGAACGGCGCTCGGAGGCAGGATCGACCCGGCCGTGGGCTTCCACATCACGGCCAAGCCGGGTCAGGCGGTCGAAGCGGGGCAGCCGCTGGCCACGGTCCACGCGAGGAGCGAAGCGGACGCGGAGGCCGGGCTGCGGGCGCTGCGGGAGGCGATCCGCATCGGCGAGGACGCGGCGCCCGAGCCGCTGCCGCTGATCGGCCGGCGCATCGGGGCGCCGGCTGTGGCGCCGGCGGTCTCGGGGGTGAGCTGA